The genomic window ATTCAGGACCCGGCAGGGGTGGCGGTGACCGATGGGATTGTGACGCTTTCCACCGATGGAGGTAAGACGGCCAAATACACCTTCAAGGCCGACTCCAATGGCGATTACAAGGGCGACGGGATCGCCCCCGGCACGTACACGGTTTCTCTGCGGCGTCCAGACACTCCTGCCGACAAGGTCCTGGACCAATTTCTGAATGTAAAAATCACGGCCGGTGAGGACACGCAGCAGGACTTTGATATGACCCGCGCCGACTATATCTCCAAGCTGACGCCGGAACAGCGCAAGCAATTGGAGGAGCTGAAGCAGAAAAATGCCGAAGCGATGAAGGAAAACGCGGTCATCAAAAACCTGAACGCGGACCTGAAGCAGGCGCGCGATGACAATCACAACAAAAACTTTGCCGCCGCCGAGCAACTGATGCTGAAAGACACGCAGGCAAAGCCGGACGCCTCAGTACTGTGGCTGGAGCTGGGCGTGGCCCAGGCGGGCGAAAAGAAGTGGCCCGACGCTGAGACCTCTCTGAAGAAGGCCATTGATCTGGAAAGCCAGAGCAAGAAGCCGAATCCGGAGGTGCAGGCCGCGGCGAACAACTCGCTGGGCGAGGTGCTGGCCAACGAAGGCAAGATCCAGGACGCGCAGGCTGCCTATGAGGCGGCGGCGAAGGTGAATCCGACGCAGGCCGGCATGTACTACAGCAACGAGGCAATTGTGATGAGCCGCGCCGGGCAGACCGACGCCACGGTGGCAGCAGCCGACAAGGCCATTGCCGCCGACCCGAACAAGCCGATTCCGTACTATTTGAAGGGGCAGGCGCTCATCAGCAAGGCGACGGTAGACCCGAA from Pseudacidobacterium ailaaui includes these protein-coding regions:
- a CDS encoding carboxypeptidase regulatory-like domain-containing protein, which codes for MRKMKLWLALAVAFCLPVFAQEQTGKIHGHIQDPAGVAVTDGIVTLSTDGGKTAKYTFKADSNGDYKGDGIAPGTYTVSLRRPDTPADKVLDQFLNVKITAGEDTQQDFDMTRADYISKLTPEQRKQLEELKQKNAEAMKENAVIKNLNADLKQARDDNHNKNFAAAEQLMLKDTQAKPDASVLWLELGVAQAGEKKWPDAETSLKKAIDLESQSKKPNPEVQAAANNSLGEVLANEGKIQDAQAAYEAAAKVNPTQAGMYYSNEAIVMSRAGQTDATVAAADKAIAADPNKPIPYYLKGQALISKATVDPKTGKIVAPPGTTEAYQKYLELDPNGPFANEVKGVLQGMGETIKSSYKAPKK